The genome window ATCACATACCTTTTTTTGGTATTTTGAGTCACGTCGTGATCCCGAGAATGATCCAGTGACTTTGTGGCTGAATGGTGGCCCTGGAAGCGATTCGTTGATTGGGCTTTTCGAAGGTTGGCCAAATATCGAGGCGGAAAGGACGAATAGCTTGAATATTCTGACGCTTTCACAACAGAGTTGGGTCCGTGTCACATCACCCCAGAGTACGAATCAATCGTCAACCAGTACTCCTGGAACGAAGTCAccaatcttcttttcttgtcccAGCCCCTCGGCGTGGGTATGAAATCCTGTTGCCTTGATACATCATGAGTACATTGCTTACGATCTTATCTGCGAAGGGTTCTCTTACAGTGAAACCGAGGCCGGGTCCTTGAACCCAATTACTGGAGTCACCGAGAACGCCTCGTTTGCTGGAGTCCAGGGTCGATACCCAGTTATTGATGCCACAATCATCGGTTAGTTGTCTGGTATGACTCAGTTAGCATTCTACTCATGTTCCTACTTTATAGACACGACCGATATCGCTGCACGCGCAACCTGGGAGGTACTTCAAGGCTTCCTCGGTGGCCTTTCACAGCTGGATTCTGAAGTCAAGTCCAAGGAGTTCAATCTCTGGACGGAGAGCTACGGAGGGTGAGTGCAGCTTTCAGATCAGATTGACGTATGCTGACTTGATCAAGACACTATGGACCAGCTGTAGGTTTTCTTCTCTGGATGCACAGATATGAAGCTGATGACCAAAGTTCTTCAATCATTTCTACGAGCAGAACTCGAAAATTGCTAACGGGGAAGTGAGTGGAGTCCAACTCAATTTCAACTCTCTCGGGATTATCAATGGCATCATTGATGCCGCCATTCAGGTGTGTAGAAATGCAGCTCGCGCAGAGGTTTTGACGTAAGAGACATCGCTAAAACAATGAATAGGCAAACTACTACCCGGAATTTGCTGTCAACAATACATATGGAATTAAAGCTGTAAGTTTGTTATCCGCACCTCGTGGATTTATATCATTCTTGCTCATACTTGCTATAGCTCAATGACACAGTGTACAACTATATGAAGTTCGCCAACACGATGCCCAATGGATGCCAGGATCAGGTTTCTTTGTGTAAACTGACCAATAGAACCTCGCTAGCTGATTATGCTATATGTACAGAAGCAGCCAACATGTGCAGGGACAATGTTGGTGAGTGGTTTTGCAATTCCCCTGCAGGGATGTATTGATGAAGGGCTTCGCTAAGCTGTTGTACAGAAGGGCCTTATTACCAGTTTGGCGGCCGTGGCGTGTATGATATTCGCCACCCCTACAATGTAAGTGACAAGGATAAGGATTGCACTTTCCGAACAGGGACAGAGCTAATATGTCTACCTAGGACCCGACCCCGCCGTCCTACTTCGTTGACTACCTCAAGAAAGACTCAGTCATGGATGCTATCGGCGTGGACATCAACTACACCGAGTCCAGCAGCGACGTATATTACGCATTCCAGCAGACCGGCGACTTTGTATGGCCAAATTTCATCGAGGACCTTGAAGAGATCCTCCGACTCCCCGTACGCGTGTCTTTGATCTACGGCGATGCTGACTATATCTGTAACTGGTTCGGTGGTCAGGCCATCTCACTCGCAGTGAACTACACCCATGCATCTCAGTTCCGTGCAGCCGGTTACACACCCATGACGGTAGATGGGGTTGAATACGGGGAGACGCGCGAGTATGGCAACTTTTCTTTCACCCGCGTATATCAAGCCGGGCATGAGGTCCCATACTATCAACCGATCGCAGCGTTGCAGCTGTTCAACCGTACTTTATTTGGATGGGATATTGCAGCGGGTACTACTCAGATTTGGCCCGACTATACCACCAACGGCACTGCGCAGGCTACACACACGCAGTCGTTCGTACCACTGTCCACAGCGTCAAGTACCACCGTCGACTAGGATTGCGGGGAAATCTCCTTCTTTGGCATGGCTAATGTTGTGTTATTTATTCTGATACTTGTCCTTAACCTAAAAGAGTGGCACGCAAGCTTTCTTAGACATGTTTGCCTTCAACATGATTTATCATACCACGACGTCGTCCTACAACTTATCAGGTGTTCTGGCAACACTTTGCAGCGACCATAAAGAGTCATGTCATATTAAGTCCATTACGGTAATTCGTAACTTGCTGTGGCTAACGTAATTGTGCCTCAGCTAGATGTCGTGATACGCTCCAAAACCCAATCTGATCATGGATATCCAGCGAAATAACAGGAAGGAAAATAAAACATAATCAACCACCAAAAAGACAGAGGCTAATGCCTGGCCATCATGGAACTCCAGCAACCTCTTTCCGCTGAAATGGAATGCGtgtatataaaagaaagcTTAGTCATCATTTCACGATAGCCAACTCCGggtcctgcttcttctcggaAGGATGGTCTTCCAGCGGAACACCCACTTCTTGAGCGGTCTCATCCGAAAAGTTGAGGTCCGCTTCGACGTCGGTATGCTCCTTGATCTTCAAGAACACTACGGGCGACGCGATGACAAGACTGCCGGCGAGCAGGCCCCAGCAGGAGGCGAATTCCGTCATGTAAGGGGTTCCCACGGCATCCATACTGCAGCAAAGTATATTCATTAGCTTCTACGCCTAAATTCGTGAGCGAGGGGGCTTCGAGGACTCACCGCCACATGCCAGCTGCACCAGCAGACTGGATGCCTTTGTAGAAGCCGGCGAAGTTGGCCAACTTTCGAGCGTTGTTAGTCAGTGAACCCATGAACCTACACAGCCCGTATCAGTCAGTAAACTGCAGACAATAAGCGCAGCCGCCAAAGATAAGAGACAACAGCGGCACTAACCAGTATGCACAGGTCTGGAAGGCAGCGTCATAGAAACCATAAAACATGTACAAGAACATGGGTCCAACATAGCCGCTGGTCGTCCAGTCGGTATCTGCCTCGACATCCTTCCGGGTGTATGTCTTCTGGAAGGCATAACCACCGCCCCAAACGCCCATTGTGAGGGCAAAAAGGAGTCCAAGACCAAGCTTGGCTCGGACTGGGCGGGTAAGGAACTTCAAGTCGAGGATCTGGCCGAATACAAATGCGCCAATCATTTGCATAAGCCAGTAGAGGAGATTGTTGAGGGCCCGCGTCCGGATGGTGAAAAAAGCACCATTGACACTGTTGAATTGATAGGCAGTAAACCAGTTGCTCCCCAAGAACATGGGAAAGAACAGGATGATGTAGTAGTCGGTCCGAATGGTGTCGTAGAGGCCTTTCAATTCGGACTTCCACGTGGGGTTCTTCATCACGATGACATGCGAGCCATCCTTGCGCTTAACATACTTCGAGTCTGAGAGGGCCCAGGCAAGGACAAAGCCAAGCGCCATGAGCACCATGAAAGCGATGTAGGTGCCATCATTCACCTGACCAGCTTCAGAGTGCAGGTTTTGACCCAAAGGTACCTGCATACCAGGGTCAGAAAAGTACTACCATTTGGAGTGAACCATCAAAGGACTCACCAAGCTGCCAATCACACCACCCAGGTTGAAGATCACCCAGAAAATAGCAATGAATTTacccttctccttttcgTTCGGGTAACTCATCATGACCGCACCCTGCGCACACCACAGCAGACCACCGCAGACACCTAGTAGCGCGCCCGCAAAGATCAGGAAGCCGGAGTTCTTGTTATGGTTGTACGACAGAAGGGAAGCCACATAGAGGAAGTAGCCAAAGCCACCAATAGAGAGGGTCAGGCGGAGACCAATGCGGTTTGCGATGGACCCGGCGAAGAAACCAACTACTGCGAAGGTACTGTACAGAGCGGTGTTGGAATCGCTGACGTCGGTAGGGTCCAGCTGACCACCTCCGCCCAAACCGCTGACTGCATTGAACATGCCCGGGCAAAGGAAACACACGAAGGAGACCAGCAGAAGTTGGGATTCTGGGGAGGCAAAGTACGGCAACGACCAGGGACCGATCTTGATTGGCTTGTACATCCAGGGTTTACCAGTGAGCTGGGTTTCCTGACCGGCCTCTGGATCTGAAGTGACCGCGGGGACGTCCTTCTCATGATGGAGGTCTTCCTGTCCCGTTGTGGTGGAAGCCATTGTCGTTGATGGACAGCTTCAATGCTGTATGGAGATGCCCCAAGAACAATGGCAGATGGGGTGAATTTATTTGCGGCTTTTCGGCAGGTCAGCAGGCGTACTCAAAATGCGCAGGTATGTGCATATGTAGACGGGATCAATGGCATGTATGTGCAGGTATAGACAGTGACAGTGTAGAAATGTGCGTGCTGGGAAACAGACGGGACGAATGGTGGCTGagggaaagatggaagagacaCCTAATAACGAAAACAAGAtaaagggggggaagaggaagagaaggagaagaaatataagaagTAGATACAATGGAGGAAAGCAAATGGGATGAAGGGTATCACACTGAGAAGAAAGGACGGAACTACCCCGGGGGAAATGAGAAGGATGACGGAGGAGCCAGCGATCCAAAATATGTAGAAATCTGGTAGCACGCACTGGGGCGGACCCAGAGAACTAAATTTAAAAGGGTTGGACTTATGGcagtgaaggaggaagggaaaaaaaaaaaagggcaGGATCAGGCAAGGATGTCTTAGATGATCCGGGGTAAGAATGAAGGGGTGGGCACAGAACCCAGTAAAGGAAAAACAGTGACTGGTCACGGGCGcaggcagaaaaaaaaaacgtGAAACCCTTGGCCCAAGCTGCAGCTGTGGTAATGATAAATTGGgtgaaagaaaaattaaGGTCGATGGGGGCTCTGGCTTATTTTTATCTCCGGGGGCTCGGATATGAATCGTAACATCCAGCTGATGGGGAATCTCACCAGTCTAAGCCACGAGGAGAGTGCGCCGATGGGGAGGGATCAACTTGGGCAAGGATACCACGGTGGGAGTAGGGAGGATGAGACAACGGTGATAACAGCCATCatcggggaggaggaagacacACGACACACAAGAGATAGGCAGGAATAGGGAGTTAGGTAGCTCCACGATACGAAGAACACCCAGATAGACAAGCAGCCGATTCAACGCCAGTGTTGCAACGCACAAAACCCAATAGAGAATGGGAAAAGTCAATGGGatgacaagacaagaaaagcCGTCGTACCTTATCTCTGGGTCCTCGAGCCGGTGGGCACAGAAGACGCACTAGAAGAACTAGCTTACTCGTTTAGTGAGTGACGGCGTGGTCAGACGGCGAGATAGTCAAGCACCACAACGAATCATCGGTCTCTGACTGACTCTAGCGGGAACCCGATCAGTCGCAGGATGGAGAATAGAACAATCGACACGATCCACTCGACCCCAAGCGACCCAAAAGTCAAACCGAGATAGAAAACtaagggggggggaagatgagtaagagaaatagaaaatgCGGAGATGCAACTCAAAAAATTAAGGGCGGAGGTAACAGAAAAATATTGACCCAATCAATGGCCAAGGGAATAACAATGAAAAGAGACACTGGATGTTTTGAATGTCAAGTAGTAGCCGATCGAAGATCCGACAAGGAAATTAATCAGACTAGCAATGCACCTCCGATGCAAGTTTGCCAAATGACAACCACGAGGCCAATGGTCGAGACCCCAAGACCAGTCGCGTGTTATCACGGGAGGGGAGGCTTATCTCCAGGGGTTGGATTGGagatatagtagtagtagtagtatagtaagATGTGAATGGAGCAAAGTAATCGCAGTGATAGCACAGAACAAGctagggagaagaggaactgTTGTgcaggaaaaaaagaaagaaggaaagaaagaaagaagaattgaAGAGGACAGACGGACCTTTCTCACTGATAATCCATCGACTGGATGTCAGTTGGATAGGATCGATAATCCGGTTTAACTCATCCGTCATCGGATCCATAGTTAAtagggttggtggtgaagaacGAAAGAGAGAGACGGAGAGCGCGCGGGCAAGGCCGATGGAGCAGGCGAGTTGCTGCAACCAAACAAACCCAGAGTCAGCGGAGTCAGCCTCAAGGTGGTTAATCTGGCCATGGAGCCATCCTGATTCACCCGGCGGAGCTGCAAAGGCAACGGTGACATCGCTCCTTCGAAGCTTAGCCGAATGCGGGGAGACGATTCGGCTTATTTGCTGGTACGGTCGTCGTGAGGTAGCATCCAAGAACCCAaatccctcctctcttcgaccctcttttttctctcccgcTCCGCTAAACCTGCGCTGGTGGCTTTCGCTACCGATGAGAGTTTTCTTGGGTCTCCCCCGCCCAGTGGAGTCGGACCGGACCCAGTAACCGAACCCAGTGACCCATTGGATAAGAAGAAGCACAGTGAAAActgaaaagaaggaggaaggaaaaaaaataaagaaaaaacaaattaACCACAAGGAGCGGGAGGATGTGAAAGGATAGCTAGGGAAATAggcaagaaagagagaggtggAAGTGAAAGAATTCTAGGgaattggagaagagagagtgagagtgagagagagtaaATAGGAGGGTTTactagaagaaagagaagcttGAAAGGTCCGAGAATGGAAATGAAaatgggaaagaatgaatgaatgcatgCAGACAAACAGCAACCAACACTTTTCCTTCCTGTTTGGGGTCTGCTATTCAAAGTGTCCGAAAAAGGCAAGGGCCCTGAGTCACGTGGATATGTATCAATTCAGACGTTGTTTAGTATCTCCCCGTATTGCCGTATTGTTTGTACGGTTTGTATGGTTTCACCAGCCACTCTGTAAGATACGGGGGTTTGTTCGTGTCGGTATTGATTATGACGAGACAGACGAGATAGGGAGCCCAAAACTATGCAACATGACCTCACCACATACATACTCCAGTAATTTTGCCTATCAAATTGTGTAGTTCTCCCCAAATCAATTCGCTTCGTTTGGACTGCTTCCTCGTCTAAATAGACTAGTTCATCAAGTCTATAGTCACTTGCTCCATCGGCTATCTCCCTCAAGAGCCCACTCCGGAGTAACTCCTTACTGCCAACCATGGACGGATCCCGGGGAAAAATGTCACCTCGTCGTCCGCCTCTAATCTTACGCCTTTACTACTTCCTGTCCGATCCATATTCATCTCTCTACACATCGACGTCACATTCCGGCCCCATCACGCCCCCCCAAAAACCATGGGAATGGCAACGTCAATTACCCCAAGCCGTTTTGCCCGAGGCCAACCGTACAATCATCATGGCGATCGAGCTTGTTGTCCACGTTGCCTGCCCCTGCCTTTGCCCCATCCAAGTTCCTGGTTCAATGTCACCATGTACTTTGTAGTATTCCCTCCACGTcttctcattcattcataaTGTCCTACCAATTTCCCTCCTACCCCGCAAcaatttcctcttcccctcgtCCCGTCTCATCCCCTATCTCCTCTTAGTAGTTCGGACAGCCCATCCATCCGTCCCATCCGTCAGTCtattctcccctcccctcacaTCATCGACTGACTCCCCAAAGTCTGGTTGTGAGCGCGGCGCGGCTTGAAGTATACCCAACATGCCTGGCaaaacatccacctccctgCCCCGCATCACCAAGTTCACCAACTGCCGTATCGTCAAGGGACTTGACCTCGTCGAGCAAGACGTATGGATTGATTCAATCTCTGGGAAGATTCTCAAGGATCAGGAAGCCTTCTATGGATTACATCTCTCCCCCGATGTGGTCATCGACCTAGGCGGCCGCATCTTGGCTCCCGGCCTTATCGATGTACAGTTGAATGGTGCTCAGGGCTTCGACTTCTCCGTGCCCCAGGCCTCAAAAGAACTATACGATGAAGGTCTGCGGGCCGTTAACAAAGGTCTTGCCAGGACGGGAGTGACTTCATACCTCCCGACGGTAGTCAGTTCTACCCCCGAAGTCTACTGGCAGGTATGTCTCAATTACCCCCCACACCTCCGGAATACCAGTAAACCGAAAATAAGCGGCAAAAGAGGCTCATTCTTGAACGCAGGTACTTCCATCGCTAGGGGCATCTGGAAAGAGCCATCGCGCCAAAGATGGCGCGGAGTCGCTAGGCGCTCATGTCGAAGGTCCATTCATCAGCCCTGGTCGTAATGGCGTGCATAAGACAGAAGTTCTTCGTGCAGCAACATGCTTCGAAGATGTCATCGCTTGCTATGGCAAAGACAACCTCACCGGCCCATTCAAATCAGTGCGCATGATCACAGCAGCTCCTGAGGTTGGAGACATGCTGCCGAACATTCCCTCCCTCACATCAGAGGATATCATCTACTCCATTGGCCACTCGGACGCAACGTACGAGCAAGCCCTCACCGCCACCCAGCAAGGCGCCACCATGATCACGCATCTTTTCAACGCAATGCGCCCCTTCTACCACCGGAACCCCGGTATCTTCGGCCTCCTAGGGCAGAATGAATGCCCGCGACCATTCTACGGCGTCATCGCCGACGGCATTCACCTGCATCCCACCTCAATCCGCATTGCCTACAACGCCCACCCCGAaggcctcatcctcgtcactgACGCCATGAAGCTATGCGGTCTCCCCGACGGTATCTACGACTGGACCAATGGCGAGCGCATCATCAAGAACGGCGCCCGGCTGACCCTCGAAGGCTCGGACAAAATCGCCGGCAGCTCAGCCACCCTCATTGAGTGCGTCAACAATTTCCGTCGCTGGTCAGGCGCCTCCACGGCCGAGGCGCTCAACGCAGCTTCCGCCACCCCCGCACGCCTTCTGGGTTTACAGGGCGTCAAGGGGTCCCTGGAGAGTGGCGCGGATGCGGACTTGCttgtgctggatgatgaggaggacccCTTCTCGGGCCCCACCTTGACTGTGAGACAAGTCTGGAAGCGCGGAGTCAAGATCTATGATACCGGCAAATAAGATGCAGTGCCTTTTGACTTGCGCACACGCTGTCTGAACGAGTTATGCGCTGCAGAAATTGTTTGGTTGTTACTCATTCATGCGTTATGCTCGAATTTCGATCTCTCTAGCAGGCTTGGGAGTTTTGGTTTGGATTATGCTGCTCGTTCCTTCTTGGCTCGCGTCGGTTTAGAGACTTGCATGGAGTGGGCTCCCGTGTGCTCTGTTCAttacctttctttttgtaCTTGGGTCATTACAACAACCGGGATAAAGTAGACCTCCCACATGGATAGTAAATAGAATGTCAATGATAGATACAGGCCACTTCGGTTCCTTTATGAAGATCTATTTTGTTTCTACATTGGTGTACTAGGCATATTTTTTGAAATAAACTCTATTTCTATTCATTTCGATATGTCTGGTGCTTCCTGCGCAACATGCCAGCGCTATATAATACAAGCAGATCGTGACTTGGGATGAATGACAACCCAGATCACACTGTACATAGGATATTGGTACTGCAACAGCAACCAAAACATCCAAAAAGACAAGCCAGGATTTCAAACAAAGGACAGATAACTGTATATCCATGAACCTTCCCCTGACCTGGTGATTCTTCTTCGCTTTAaaatcatcaatcataaaTCATGTAAGGCAAGCCGACTCCATCGCATATGCATGCATCTGTCGATCGAAGCTAACGCCCTCACTTGGAGACTACACATGCAAAGAAAAGATCTCAATCGCTTGGGTCATGCATGCGCCGTTCCATAATCAACTCCCTGCACTTTAgttctattttccttttaATTTTTCGGTTTGGATGAAATCGCCATGCGCTTACAGACGGGGCTGCTCGCGCTTCCATCCGGCCTCTTCGGCGATGAGCTCCGCAGCACGCTCGCCAATGGCCAACACAGTCAACATGGGGTTGATAGTGGGCATCTCAGGGAAGACACCGGCATCGGCGATACGAACGTTCTTCAGGCCACGGACCTTCAGCTTGGGGTCGACGACGGCCATGGGGTCGCGAGTCAAGTTACCCATCTTGGTAGTACCAGCGGGGTGGTAGACGGTGTGGGCAACACGACGACCATACTCGGAGAGCTCCTCGTCGGTCTGCACGTTGGGGCCGGGGGCAACCTCACGCTTGATCCAATCCTTGAAGGGCGACTGCTTGGCAACCTCACGAGCCGCCTTGAGACCAGCCACGATGGTAGCGGCATCATAGCCCTCGGGGTCAGTGAAGTAACGGAAGTCCAGGGCCGGCTTGACGCTGGGGTCGGCCGAGGTCAGGTAGATACGACCGCGGGAGCGAGGACGAGGGATGTTGGGGGTCATGCAGAAGGCATCGACCGGAGTGTCGTAACCCAGACGCTCGGTGTTCAAGCAGAAGGGGATCTGGTAGCAGTGCATCATGATGTCGGCAGCACGGCCGTCGAAGCCATTGGCGTTGGGAAGCTCACGACGCAGGAAGATACCAGCGTCAGAGTCCATGGTGGTCTGGTTGGGGGGAACGGGGCGGTTGAGCTCCCAGATGATGATACTCTCGGGATGGTCGAGGAGGTTCTCACCCACACCGGGGATATCCTTCACAACGGGAATTCCCAGGCCAGACAGCTGTTCGCGAGGTCCCAGGCCAGACAGCATCATAAGGCGGGGGGTGTCAACGGCACCAGCGCACAGGAtggtctccttcttggcgCGCAGGGTGTGCTTGGCGCCCGACTGCAGGGTCACATCAACACCGGTCACAGAGTCTCCGTCAACATTGACGCGGGAAACCCAGGCATTGGTGAGGATAGTCAGGTTAGGACGCTTCTCCTCGCCACgaaggatggggtggataTAAGCGACACTGGCGCTGCTGCGACGACCGTCATCGGGGTTGTaagagacggagaagaaaccAACACCCTCGGTCAGTTCACCCTTGGAGCGGATCTCCTTGTTGAAGTCTTCGATAACGGGGATGTTCATGGCGGATGAGCAAGCCTGAACCCAGTCCTTGCACAGCTGGTTGCGGTGGCGGTTGTGGACGGGCTGAACGGTGTTGCGCAGGTTGTCCAGAACGCGAGTGAAGGTCTCGAAAGACCAGCCAGTGCAGCCGGCCTGCTCCCATCTCTTGCAGTCGTATTCGAAGGGACGGAAAGAGATCAGTGTGTTGTGGCTGGAGCAACCGCCCAGAACCTTCGCGCGGGAGTGACGGATGTGGCTGTTACCTGTAAAGTAGAATAGGgcatgagaaggatgatctGCGATTGATGGTTGTTCGGATGCAAGGGGAGGGTTTTTCACAACATACCCATGGGCTGTTCAACGGTGGGGTAGTCGTAGTCCAACTCGCCGCCAAGCAGGTTGAGCCACTCCTTCAGCTTGAGCACGCGATCATCCATGAAGTCGCTGGGGCCAccctcgatgatgaggatgcgctTGTTGGGCAGGTATTCAGCCAGACGACTGGCGATGACACAGCCAGCTGTGCCACCTCCGACGATGACATAGTCGTAGCTGTTGACATCGCTAGCGGGGAAttcgttggtggtggccattttggaagatgaagataagGGGATGTAAATTACTTTTATGCAGGGGAGATCagaaaaagagaggagattatgggagaagaggggaagaaagataagagataaggatgaggagaagaagagcgatggagagaggaaaaagaagtagagaaaaagagggaaagagaagttGGGAAAGATGAAATTGGGGATTTTAAATTTTGCAGGACAAGCAAGAGATGCGGTGGTTTCTGAGGCTGAACCGTCAggccatccaatccatccattcatccattctcTTCCCTATCTTTCTGTATTCCTTATGCTGTTTGGCCTCGTCTTGTTCCTTTCTCACTCGATTTTCTCaccattctttcccttttctgcCGGGTGGGTCGTCTTCTAAACCCATTCCGGAGAGAAACAGGACCCACACCTTTTACTCCACCGCATCTTTTTCTCAATCAATCTTGGCTTCTGAGTGGTGGACCAGAGATTTGGTGGGTCTATTAGTCAAAGCCAAGACTTACGGCAAAGGCGGAACAAAGTTCTTAACCAAAAGTTTTTATCTTTGGTCAGTTTCGGGATGCGTAAGCGCTTTGGCATGCCAAAACTGTTACGTGATCTACTAATCCCCCGGATTGTTACTCAATCTTCCCCAAGATTTAGCCAGGTGTTCATCAGATGACCCGGTCTCGTACTACGTCTTAGTATAGAGTAGTATACATCTGGGTATGGGGGAATAAGAGGTTGGACCGCAGAATCAGCGGAACAGCAAGTTGCCACGGTGAAGTTCCGAAGTCTGCCCGTCGTGGATGGTAACCGGGCGGGCACTCCACACGAGATCCAAACACTAGGACACGCCACGATCCCGCCTACTAGTTGGGCGCTAACCAACGGTTATTTCCATCGGAGATGCAGGGCCGAGGCGAATCCCGGGATCAGATTGCCTGCTTTGGTGCGAAAGTTGGAACAAGttgaggggaggaaagaagcgatagggagagagggagagggaaagggagagaaaCAGGCTGGGCCTGTATACAGATACCGCATTGAGCCATAGCTTACTGAGTACTCAACTTATATCACCTGCCAGTAAGTATCTAATAGATCTCCTACCTGGATTCTCATACAACAGAAACCCATCCCGGCGACCTACTATGGAAGAGGTCCTCTTATCAATCCAAGAGATTTGCCAGACTTCTGTAGTTTAGACAAGTAGTATTTCTCTCCCCAAATCGACCAAGTAAAATCAAGAAGATAAAGCCGAGGTGGgaaaataatgataaataaaagtaaaatggaaaaagaaaagaaaaaggatcgCCGCCTGCCGGATTACATCATCGGACATTCCAGCAAATCATCGGGTTGGCGGTGTAGTCACGAAGTACTGTTTTCGGCTTAGGCGCTTCGCCGA of Aspergillus luchuensis IFO 4308 DNA, chromosome 7, nearly complete sequence contains these proteins:
- a CDS encoding GMC family oxidoreductase (CAZy:AA3;~COG:E;~EggNog:ENOG410PHQX;~InterPro:IPR012132,IPR036188,IPR027424,IPR000172, IPR007867;~PFAM:PF00732,PF05199;~TransMembrane:1 (o39-64i);~go_function: GO:0016614 - oxidoreductase activity, acting on CH-OH group of donors [Evidence IEA];~go_function: GO:0050660 - flavin adenine dinucleotide binding [Evidence IEA];~go_process: GO:0055114 - oxidation-reduction process [Evidence IEA]), encoding MNGWIGWPDGSASETTASLACPAKFKIPNFIFPNFSFPLFLYFFFLSPSLFFSSSLSLIFLPLFSHNLLSFSDLPCIKVIYIPLSSSSKMATTNEFPASDVNSYDYVIVGGGTAGCVIASRLAEYLPNKRILIIEGGPSDFMDDRVLKLKEWLNLLGGELDYDYPTVEQPMGNSHIRHSRAKVLGGCSSHNTLISFRPFEYDCKRWEQAGCTGWSFETFTRVLDNLRNTVQPVHNRHRNQLCKDWVQACSSAMNIPVIEDFNKEIRSKGELTEGVGFFSVSYNPDDGRRSSASVAYIHPILRGEEKRPNLTILTNAWVSRVNVDGDSVTGVDVTLQSGAKHTLRAKKETILCAGAVDTPRLMMLSGLGPREQLSGLGIPVVKDIPGVGENLLDHPESIIIWELNRPVPPNQTTMDSDAGIFLRRELPNANGFDGRAADIMMHCYQIPFCLNTERLGYDTPVDAFCMTPNIPRPRSRGRIYLTSADPSVKPALDFRYFTDPEGYDAATIVAGLKAAREVAKQSPFKDWIKREVAPGPNVQTDEELSEYGRRVAHTVYHPAGTTKMGNLTRDPMAVVDPKLKVRGLKNVRIADAGVFPEMPTINPMLTVLAIGERAAELIAEEAGWKREQPRL